A genomic window from Acidimicrobiia bacterium includes:
- a CDS encoding type II CAAX endopeptidase family protein → MAIAEATRIETRTGTRKRGLGAFFSLTFALTWGIAAILIAAPDAVERMFGPIGLTNPLYVLAVYAPAISGLVMVWHHHGREGFRSFFKRFTLVRMPVSGWLFLVAGVTAIVYAGALASGTAGDTPVFSPWYTALPVLGQFMFLAGTVEEIGWRGVALPLLQRRFTPLVSGLVVGVAWAVWHLPAFAMSGTIQSAWSFGPYFVGLLAVSVIFTWMFNTSKGSLLVAWLLHFQLMNPLFPDAQPWDTLFYVIAAALVVIVDRRRMLGHGDAVVDILHPDTDNHSSTSSTGR, encoded by the coding sequence ATGGCCATCGCAGAGGCAACAAGAATCGAGACCAGGACCGGAACCCGCAAGCGTGGGCTCGGCGCATTCTTCTCGCTGACGTTCGCTCTCACCTGGGGTATCGCAGCGATCCTGATCGCCGCCCCAGACGCGGTCGAGCGGATGTTCGGACCGATCGGGTTGACGAACCCGCTGTACGTCCTTGCGGTCTACGCACCCGCCATCTCCGGACTGGTGATGGTCTGGCATCACCATGGCAGGGAGGGATTCCGGAGTTTCTTCAAGCGGTTCACGCTCGTTCGGATGCCGGTGTCGGGATGGCTGTTCCTGGTGGCCGGTGTGACGGCCATCGTCTACGCCGGCGCACTCGCTTCCGGCACAGCGGGCGATACTCCGGTGTTTTCGCCGTGGTACACCGCACTGCCGGTCTTGGGTCAGTTCATGTTCCTGGCCGGGACCGTCGAGGAGATCGGCTGGCGAGGAGTGGCGCTTCCGCTGCTCCAGCGGCGCTTCACCCCGCTCGTCTCCGGGCTCGTGGTGGGCGTCGCCTGGGCAGTGTGGCACCTGCCGGCGTTCGCCATGTCCGGGACCATTCAGAGCGCATGGTCCTTCGGTCCCTACTTCGTCGGCCTGCTGGCGGTTTCGGTGATCTTCACCTGGATGTTCAACACCTCGAAGGGCAGTCTCCTGGTCGCGTGGCTGCTCCACTTCCAGCTGATGAACCCTCTGTTCCCCGATGCCCAGCCGTGGGACACGCTGTTCTACGTGATCGCAGCGGCGCTCGTCGTGATCGTCGACCGCCGGCG